In the Candidatus Zixiibacteriota bacterium genome, TTCAAACACGAGGATTAGTAATCCATTTAAGCGAATCTGCATTTTACGATCCGGGTAAAGCCGATTTAAAACAGGATGCCAAAAAAATCCTCGATTTATTATCAGTTCAATTGTTAAAAATCCCCAACCATATCAGGGTGGAAGGACATACCGACAACCTGCCAATACATACTGCGCGGTTCCCGTCAAATTGGGAGCTTTCTACAACCAGAGCAACAAACTGCTTGAGATATTTTTTGGAAAAGTATCCTTTCCCGGCGGCAAGAATATCGGCTTTGGGCTATGCCGAATATCGTCCTATCACCAACAACGATACTGCCGAAGGACGAGCTAAAAACCGCCGCGTGGATATCATAATTTTAAATATAGAGGATTCATATATCGAACCGGAAAACCTAACCGGTGAGCCTGTAAATACCTTGCCAGATACAACACTTGATGGCAATTCAGATTCGAATACTAAAACCGCCGGAGCTTAGCATTCAGAATATTTTATAAGCATATCAATATTTTTAAGAACATTTTATATTCCGAAACAGGAAAACATTTCCCCCCTTATAAAAAAAATGAATCGTTTCAACGTGGAACAAAACAGCTAAAGCATTCTAACACACGGTAAAACAACGTGTTAGCAATATTTCTGCTGTATTTTAAACGTTTGGCATGGTCATTGCAATATGATTAGCAGATTAAAGTGTTAATGTTGTCTGAAAATAGCGGAGGATGTCGGCTTTAAATAAGATTAATAATAAAAACAAGCTGAGTAAATTATGATTATTAAAGATCAAATACTAAACAAATCGGGAGTGCCGCTTTTTAAAAACCTGTTGCGGGTTGTTTCCAGTTCTCAGAAACTAACCGCCGCTAATGTCGCTAATGTTTCGCTTCCGGGCTACCAGTCGAAGTCAATTGATTTTAAGCAAGAGATGGCAAAAGCTGTCAGAAAACAAAAAATCACTTTAAATGTTACTAACGAGCGGCATATACCACCGCCGGGTAGAATGAGGTCAATAAAAGTGATAAAGAATATTGATGATACCAATGAATCCGGAGTCAACAATGTTGATATTGACAAAGAAATGGCTCGTCTGGCGGAAAACCAGATTCTGTATACCTACGGTACAAAGGCATTGGCAAAGAAATTTTATACGTTAAAAACAGTAATTAGAGGCAGGAGTTAATCATGACAGGTTTATTCTCAATTATTGATATTAGCGCCTCAGGCTTATCGGCTCAACGGAAAAAATTAAATACCGTGGCGCAAAATATAGCTAATGTCGAAACCACGAAAACTCTGGACGGAACGCCTTATAAAAGAAAAAGAGTAGTCTTTTCTGAAAATCCGCGGAAAGCCAGTTTTATTGATTCATTGCAAAGCTCAATAAAAACTCTGACAAGAACACATCGAAAGCACTTGGCAAGCAGAGATTCCTACAATACCAAAGATGGGGTTATACCTTTTGTGGCTGGAAATGAAAAAGTAGTTGAGCCGGCTAATTTTAAAATTGTTCATGATCCCGGGCATCCCGATGCCGATGAAGAGGGGAATGTTTTAATGCCGGATATTAACATAATTTCAGAGATGGTTGACATGATGTCGGCCTCCCGGGCTTATGAGGCGAATGTTACAGTTGTTCAATCTGCTAAGAATATGGCTAAGGATGCTTTGGATATATAACTGTCAGACATGAAAGCAGCCAATGAAAATAGCTTTGGAGGAATATTTTACCGGCGTTTGAAGTAAGGAGTTTATCATGATGAATATTAATTCAATTGGTATTTATACCGACAAAGGAGTGGTTCAGGGCAGCATTTCTCATGCTGCTAATGGTCGGATAGCTGAATCGGAACAGGGGAATCATCCGGATTATCAAAACCAGGGAAAGTCGAACCAAAAAACGAGATCCCGGGATATGCAGCATCAATTTGCCAAATCTAATTTTGCCAAATCTCATCAGAATGCAAAACAAGGCAAGTCGATAAATAAAACACTATCAAAAGCGGAAAGCAGTCGAATAACAGATTTATTTGGACGGTTTGATATGGATGATTTAAGCCAGGTAAGTCAAGGGTCAGAATCAGAAAACCGTCCCGGACGTATCATTAACATTGTGGTGTAAAGATGACTAAAATTTTACCAGGATATGCAAGACAAGTATTGCCGGATTTTTCTGCTTTAGTCAAGAATGAAAATTCCGAGTATAATGACAAGGAAACGCAGAAACTTGGTTTCCCTCAGGTATTCAAAGAGATGATTAATAACACAAACGAGCTTCAACATTCTGCCGCCGACATCGCCGAACAATTTGCCCTTGGCGAAATTACGGATATTCATGATGTTATGATAGCCGCCGAAGAGGCTGGAGTGGCTTTGGAACTGGTAATGGAAATCAGAAACAAGCTGATTGAGGCTTACCAGGGATTAATGCGGATGCCAGTTTAATTGCTTATGTTAGACACGCTTAAAGAATATTTTGAACAGCTTAAAACTAAGATTGCGCCTTGGTGGTCCGACTTATCCAAAGCTAAGCAGATAATATTTACCGGCTTAGGCGGATTAGCGCTAATAATAATAATTACGCTTCTAAGCCAGGTGGTTAAAATAGATTATCAAGCTCTATATCGCAATCTTGAACCAGCTGAGGCGGGAGAGGTTGTTGATTATTTAGCCAACAACAATATACCCTATCGGTTGTCTCAAGGCGGTACGGCTGTTTATATCCCGGGAAATAAAATTCAAAAAGTCAGGTTGGAACTCGCAGCCTCGGGTTTGCCAAAACAGGGACAGGTAGGCTATGAGATTTTCGATAAAACAAACCTGGGGATGACTGATTTTTTACAAAAGATTAATTTTCGCCGTGCGCTTGAAGGGGAATTGGCAAAAACAATTTCCCAACTCGAGGCGATTAGATCTTCTCGCATTCATCTCGTTATCCCGGAAAAAAGACTTTTTAAAGAAGATGTAAAAGAACCCAGCGCTTCGGTAGTATTGTATCTTAATCGTAATGGTTCATTATCTCAAAAGCAAATAGAGGGTATTATACACCTTATTGCTTCATCTGTAGAGGGGCTTTCGCATGAAAATATAACCGTCCTTGATTCATCGGGCAAATTATTATCAGTCGGTCAAAAACAGGATAGATTAGCAAGATTATCATCAAACCAGCTTGAATTGAAAAAAAATGTAGAGATGTATCTTGAAGATAAAGCGCAATCGATGTTGGATGCTGTTCTTGGTTTCGATAAGTCTATTGTTAGGGTTAGCGCCGATTTGAATTTCAATCAAGTTGAACACACTAAAGAAACTTATGATCCTGATAATCTTTCTGTAAGGTCGGAGGAAATAATGGAGGAAAACCAATCCGAATCAGATTCACAAGTGCCGGAGAAGATAAGAGATTCATCCAATTCCAGGAAAAATACTATCAGAAACTATGAAATTAATAAAACTATTGAACATTTAGTGAATGAAATAGGCAATCTATCCCGATTGCATGTGGCGGTTTCGTTGGATGGCATCTATGAGATGGTTAAGGGGCCGGATGGAAAAATGGTACGCCAGTATAATCCCAGGCCGCAGGAGGAAGTCAGCAAATTAGTATCTTTGGTTAAGGGGGCGGTTGGTTTTTCCGAAAAAAGAAATGATATAATGGAAATCGCTAATATTCCATTTGAAACAATCAAGGATGACTGGAATGAAAAACAGCGTATTCTTCGGGATGATCAAATTAAATTCTGGATAAAAACAGGCTGGCAAATTCTGGCTTTGGCTATTATCGTTTTTATTCTCTGGAAATTCCGCAAAAAATACAGCGAATACAGAGCTAAGCGAATATCGCATAAACGATTCCAGGAAGCCCAGGCTGAAATAAGAAGAAAAGCAGTGGATATTATTCCGAAAATATCTAAAGAACCAAAATTAATTGATCATGTTCGTAAAATAGCGGATGATAATCCCGCTGAAATCGCAAAAGCTATAAAAACAATGTTGGCTGAATAAAATGGCAGATAATGCATTTGAAGATTTAAACGGAGCCCAAAAAGCGGCAATTTTAATCATCGGTTTGGGACAGGAGATTTCAACGAGAGTAATGCAAGAGCTAAGCGATGTCGAACTCGAAAAGATTACTATCGAAATTGCCAACCTCCGAGATGTCTCCTCAAAACTGGAGGAACAGGTTGTCAAAGAAGTTTCTCAATTAATCATGGCTCAGCAGTATATTAATCAGGGCGGCGTTGAGTATGCCAAAAGCCTCCTTGAAACCGCTGTCGGGTCTACCAAAGCGGTCGAAATTTTAAAAAGACTTGAAGGTTCTCTAAAGGCAACCGGTTTTGCCCGCATTAAACATATTGACCCCAAGCAGCTGATTAACTTTATCCAAAACGAGCATCCGCAAACTATTGCTCTAATTTTAGCCCAGCTTGCTCATGGCCAAGCTGCCCAGATACTTGCAGATTTAGACCCCGAACTTCAGGCTGAAGTATCAATGAGAATGGCTACGATGGAAAAAATCTCGCCGGAGATTATAAGCGAATTAGAAGGCGTTCTTGAGGGACAATTCGAAGAAGTCGGCAGCCGCGACCTGTCAATATCAGGCGGAACTAAAACTGTAGCCGAAATCCTTAACCTTATTGAGTCATCAACCGAGAAAGCTATTCTCGAAACCATGGAAGCCGAAGACCCGGAATTAGCCGCCGAAATTAAAAATCTGATGTTTGTATTTGAAGATATGGTCGTTCTCGATGACCGTTCAATACAAAGAGTATTGAAAGATGTGGAAACTAAAGACCTTGCAGTTGCGCTTAAAGCCGCCAGCGATGAAGTTAAGGAAAAAGTATTCAAGAATGTATCCGAAAGAGTTGGCGGAATGATTCAGGAGGAAATCGAATTCATGGGACCGATGAGGCTTTCCGATGTGGAATTGGCTCAGCAGAGAATCGTTGAAGTAATCAGAAGGCTTCAGGATGAAGGACAAATTATTATCGCCGGACGCGGAGGCAAGGAAGAACTTGTTGTATAGTAAATTAATAAAAAGATATAAGTACAATACCTCGAAGGAACAGAAAGTTGTTAAAAAGCAACAAATACTGAAAAGGACAATGCTTGAACATGACATATTACATGAGTCGCCTGAAATCACATTTCGCAACGTGTTGAAAAAAGGACAATTTCAGGAGTTGGATTTATCCTTATTCAATTCTAATAAAACGGATAGTCAAAAAAAAAAGGCCGATGCGAAATCATCTTCCCCCAATAAACTTAATGAAACTAAAGCCCGAACTTCTGTCGGCGCATTAAAAAAAGATTCCCCCAAAAATAATTCGACTAACGTGCAGGCGAGCAGTTTGAATATTGGTGACAGTAAAGCCAATTTAAATAATGCTAATCGCCGCTCCATAGAAGACGTTTTAAAAAAGGAACATGAAGCTCGCCTAAAAAAGGAAACCGAAAAATCATATAAAATAGGTTTTAGGGATGGCCATAAGAATGGTTTGGATGAAGCTGGCTCGAAGACAGACCAAATCAATCGGGTTTTGAATACTATTACAGAAGAGCTTAATGAAAAAAGTCAGAATTTCTTTAATGAAGTTGAAGATATAGTAATGGATTTATCGGTTCATCTCGCTAAGAAAATTATCTTTGGGGCGGTGGATATGGTCCCGGATATTGTTAAGGCGAATGTTGAGAACTGCGTTAAACTTTTAGCTGGAGCAGGCCAGGTTATTATAAAAATTAATCCCGCAGATTATGATATAATAAAAGAATATATACCCGGTTTAGACCAGAAACATGAAGGGAAATTCTCCTTTGTTATTGAACCCGACAATAGTATAACTCGCGGCGGCTGTCTTATTGAACTTAATGGTTCTGTAGTTGACGGTCGTATTGAGACCCAGTTCGAGAAATTAAAACAACATATGGAAATGCTTGTATAATGTTAGCTGTTGGTGAAAAAGCGGCAAAGATCAAAGGAATATTAGATTCAGTTCAATTTGTCAGCCAAAAAGGTGTGGTTAAGCGTGTTGTAGGCATTGTAATCGAGGCGACCGGACCCGCTCTTAAAGTAGGCGATCAGGTTTCGGTTGATACTCCCAACGGCGCTATACCCGGAGAGGTTGTAGGTTTTAGGGATGGCAGCATCTATTTGATGCCTTTGGGAGAAATGACAGGCATAGGTCCCGGAGCTGTTGTAACCGCAAGCGGCAAAACTTTGACCGTCCAGGTCGGTACTGAACTGCTTGGCCGGGTTGTTGACGGGCTTGGCAGACCTATAGACAACGGGCCGCCTTTTCTGTGCCGGGAAAACAGACCACTGAACGCTTCTGCGCCCCATCCTCTTGAAAGACAGAGAATCACCAAACCATTAACGACTGGTATCAGAGCTATCGATAGTTTTCTTACAATGGGACAGGGGCAGAGAATCGGCATATTTGCCGGTTCGGGAGTCGGTAAAAGCGTGCTTTTAGGGATGATTGCCAGGTCTACATCCGCTGATGTTAATGTCATTGGTCTGGTTGGGGAAAGAGGCAGAGAAGTGAGAGATTTCATCGAAAAAGACCTTGGCGAAGAAGGTCTTAAAAAATCCGTAATCGTTGCGGTAACCTCGGATGAATCCCCCCTGCTTCGAATTAAAGGACTTATGGTGGCAACAACAATCGCCGAATACTTCCGTGATCAGGGAAATAATGTAGCTTTAATGGTAGATTCATTAACAAGAGTAGCTATGGGACAGCGCGAGATAGGTCTTTCTATCGGCGAACCGCCAACAACAAGAGGCTATACACCGTCGGTATTTTCCTTGTTCCCAAAACTTCTGGAGCGGGCAGGACAATCAAAAAACGGAAATATCACCGCTTTTTATACCGTGCTGGTCGAGGGCGATGATTTATCCGAACCGATAAGCGATATAACAAGGTCAATCCTCGATGGACATA is a window encoding:
- the fliE gene encoding flagellar hook-basal body complex protein FliE gives rise to the protein MTKILPGYARQVLPDFSALVKNENSEYNDKETQKLGFPQVFKEMINNTNELQHSAADIAEQFALGEITDIHDVMIAAEEAGVALELVMEIRNKLIEAYQGLMRMPV
- a CDS encoding OmpA family protein, coding for MLFQRNKSAFEDNENLDRWLLTYADLITLLLAFFVILYSMSRVDAGKFNNISGALSGVFKGDEELGKKFTEQLSSKLVVNKLLKRGNLIVLKDQVDKISQQFKLGSIINTEIQTRGLVIHLSESAFYDPGKADLKQDAKKILDLLSVQLLKIPNHIRVEGHTDNLPIHTARFPSNWELSTTRATNCLRYFLEKYPFPAARISALGYAEYRPITNNDTAEGRAKNRRVDIIILNIEDSYIEPENLTGEPVNTLPDTTLDGNSDSNTKTAGA
- a CDS encoding FliI/YscN family ATPase, which translates into the protein MLAVGEKAAKIKGILDSVQFVSQKGVVKRVVGIVIEATGPALKVGDQVSVDTPNGAIPGEVVGFRDGSIYLMPLGEMTGIGPGAVVTASGKTLTVQVGTELLGRVVDGLGRPIDNGPPFLCRENRPLNASAPHPLERQRITKPLTTGIRAIDSFLTMGQGQRIGIFAGSGVGKSVLLGMIARSTSADVNVIGLVGERGREVRDFIEKDLGEEGLKKSVIVAVTSDESPLLRIKGLMVATTIAEYFRDQGNNVALMVDSLTRVAMGQREIGLSIGEPPTTRGYTPSVFSLFPKLLERAGQSKNGNITAFYTVLVEGDDLSEPISDITRSILDGHIVLSRNLASKFHYPAIDVLESISRLMPDVCDKEHLEIASKCRTILADYRDAEDLINIGAYVKGSSAKIDYTIERIDALNEFLNQSVGEKSDFEQSLNRLRQILIGPQDNEKV
- the flgC gene encoding flagellar basal body rod protein FlgC produces the protein MTGLFSIIDISASGLSAQRKKLNTVAQNIANVETTKTLDGTPYKRKRVVFSENPRKASFIDSLQSSIKTLTRTHRKHLASRDSYNTKDGVIPFVAGNEKVVEPANFKIVHDPGHPDADEEGNVLMPDINIISEMVDMMSASRAYEANVTVVQSAKNMAKDALDI
- the fliG gene encoding flagellar motor switch protein FliG, coding for MADNAFEDLNGAQKAAILIIGLGQEISTRVMQELSDVELEKITIEIANLRDVSSKLEEQVVKEVSQLIMAQQYINQGGVEYAKSLLETAVGSTKAVEILKRLEGSLKATGFARIKHIDPKQLINFIQNEHPQTIALILAQLAHGQAAQILADLDPELQAEVSMRMATMEKISPEIISELEGVLEGQFEEVGSRDLSISGGTKTVAEILNLIESSTEKAILETMEAEDPELAAEIKNLMFVFEDMVVLDDRSIQRVLKDVETKDLAVALKAASDEVKEKVFKNVSERVGGMIQEEIEFMGPMRLSDVELAQQRIVEVIRRLQDEGQIIIAGRGGKEELVV
- the flgB gene encoding flagellar basal body rod protein FlgB, whose product is MIIKDQILNKSGVPLFKNLLRVVSSSQKLTAANVANVSLPGYQSKSIDFKQEMAKAVRKQKITLNVTNERHIPPPGRMRSIKVIKNIDDTNESGVNNVDIDKEMARLAENQILYTYGTKALAKKFYTLKTVIRGRS
- the fliF gene encoding flagellar M-ring protein FliF, which encodes MLDTLKEYFEQLKTKIAPWWSDLSKAKQIIFTGLGGLALIIIITLLSQVVKIDYQALYRNLEPAEAGEVVDYLANNNIPYRLSQGGTAVYIPGNKIQKVRLELAASGLPKQGQVGYEIFDKTNLGMTDFLQKINFRRALEGELAKTISQLEAIRSSRIHLVIPEKRLFKEDVKEPSASVVLYLNRNGSLSQKQIEGIIHLIASSVEGLSHENITVLDSSGKLLSVGQKQDRLARLSSNQLELKKNVEMYLEDKAQSMLDAVLGFDKSIVRVSADLNFNQVEHTKETYDPDNLSVRSEEIMEENQSESDSQVPEKIRDSSNSRKNTIRNYEINKTIEHLVNEIGNLSRLHVAVSLDGIYEMVKGPDGKMVRQYNPRPQEEVSKLVSLVKGAVGFSEKRNDIMEIANIPFETIKDDWNEKQRILRDDQIKFWIKTGWQILALAIIVFILWKFRKKYSEYRAKRISHKRFQEAQAEIRRKAVDIIPKISKEPKLIDHVRKIADDNPAEIAKAIKTMLAE